A segment of the Chrysiogenia bacterium genome:
GGCAGCTTGAGCCCGCCCGGCAGCTTCTTCGTACCCGGAATGGCGCTGCCGCCGGTGGCCTGCTTGAGCGCCTGTTGGAGGACTTCCTGGCCCAGCTTCTCGCGGTCGTTGAGGAGCGCGAGCATGTCGTCGAAGCCGCCCATGTTGCCAACCAGATCCTTGAGGGGGCCGTCGACCTTCTCCATGACCTTCTCCTTGAGGAGCCCCTCGAACTTGGCCATCTGCTTGGTAACCAGTGAACCGACCGCCTGCTTGAGGATCTTGTCGAGATCCGACTGCAGCTCGATATCGAAGTCCTCGAGGTTTCCGGTGATGTGGGCCGTCAGGTTCATCGCCCGGACGCCCTTGATGGTGTCGGCGAGCGCCTCGGCAATGAGGTTCTGCACGGTGAAGGCCGTCTGAAGGTCCGCCTCGTGCAAGGAACCGGTCAGGGTGAAGTCGAGCTTTCCATCGCTGAGCGTGCCGGTACCCGCAAGATCGGCAAGACCGCTTGCCAGGGTGACGGGCCACTGCTTGCTCTCGGAGAGTGCAACGCCGCGCGCGTGGAAGGACTTGAGTGCGAAGGCCAGCGAGTTACTCGGATGTGCGGGCTTCGTGTGGTCAAAAGTGCCGTCGACGTTGATGGCCTCGATATCCTTGAGCTTGGTGGCGGCAATCCCGACGGTAAGCGGGCGGCCGAGCACGGGCTGCTCATTGGTGATGTCTTTCACCGTGCCGGAGAAATCACCGACGCTCAGGCTGAAGGAAATCTTTGCCACCGAGATCAGGAATTCCGGGAGCGGATTGTGCTCCTTGAAGTGCACCTCGCGGCCCTTGGCGCGAAGCGGCTTGACCACCTCGGGACCCTCGTCAGCCTTGTCCCCGCGCTTGAGATAGGGCGCGGCCAGTTGGTAGTAGTAGGTCCCGTCGCGTACGAGCTGGGCGACCTTGGGTCCAAGGAGCCTGCTGCTCAGGTTGGCAAGGCCCTCGGGGGAGAGGCCGTACTTGTCGCGCAGGCGCTGGATGTCGTTGAAGGGCGCCTGCTGGGCCTGCTTCACGCGCTGCTGGAGCTTGCCCACGAGGCCCTGCACGTCGTTCTTGGCGCTCTTGATGTTGGCGATGTCGGCCTCGATCTCTTTCTTGATCCTGGTGACTTCGCTGGCGGCGGCCAGCGCGCCCTGCACGCCGCTGGTTCCCCGGATTTTCTTGATGCGCGCCTCGTATTGCTTGAAGGTCTCTTTATTTGGAAGCTCGTCGATGCGCTTCTTCCAGGCTTCCTTCTCGGTCTCGAACTCACCGCGCACGTCCTTGACCAGGCGCAGGGTTTCGAGATCCTCTTCTTCGAGGATCTTCTTCACGTCCGGAAT
Coding sequences within it:
- a CDS encoding TIGR03545 family protein → MKKWIRWGGLIPFVAIVALVAIVWNFFIDGIVERTIEKVGSSVVGAKVELDAADVSLFPLGVELTRLQVTNPRDYMENAIEVRRVAFDMEPLELLRRKVIINEMSMDGMQFGTARATSGDIPRSQKAGVRIKEFTKEKVEELELPSFEIPDVKKILEEEDLETLRLVKDVRGEFETEKEAWKKRIDELPNKETFKQYEARIKKIRGTSGVQGALAAASEVTRIKKEIEADIANIKSAKNDVQGLVGKLQQRVKQAQQAPFNDIQRLRDKYGLSPEGLANLSSRLLGPKVAQLVRDGTYYYQLAAPYLKRGDKADEGPEVVKPLRAKGREVHFKEHNPLPEFLISVAKISFSLSVGDFSGTVKDITNEQPVLGRPLTVGIAATKLKDIEAINVDGTFDHTKPAHPSNSLAFALKSFHARGVALSESKQWPVTLASGLADLAGTGTLSDGKLDFTLTGSLHEADLQTAFTVQNLIAEALADTIKGVRAMNLTAHITGNLEDFDIELQSDLDKILKQAVGSLVTKQMAKFEGLLKEKVMEKVDGPLKDLVGNMGGFDDMLALLNDREKLGQEVLQQALKQATGGSAIPGTKKLPGGLKLPF